Below is a genomic region from Raphanus sativus cultivar WK10039 chromosome 4, ASM80110v3, whole genome shotgun sequence.
GACAAAGAAAAGGTCTTTACCAAACTGTACACTAAAGTCCACCAGATTCTTATCTACAAACTTGAAGCAAATATTTACAGAATTCTTCCAAAGAAGTGCTAGGCCTCCGCTGTACCCGACAGGCTCCACAGTCAGGATCCTATCGTAACCTAGCCACGTTTGCAAATCCACCAAATCATCACGagaatgcttagtctccatcaaaaataaaatatctggGAAATACTCTTGACGTATCTCCCGCAATCTCGGAATCACCAAGTCTTGTGCACGGCCCAGTCCTTGGCAATTCCAACTAAGCATAGTCGTTTTAGATACTGGACGGTCCCTCATTTGGGACCACCAATGGTTTCTTAAACCTTGCAGAGCTTTGAGATGGCTCGACATCTTCTTGTGCTTTCCTCTTTCCATCTGAAATTATCCCTTCACCCACCATTTTCTCTCCATCGGTCGGTACCTTAGCCACCCTCTTTCCAGCTGCTTTCCTCGTATAGGTACccggtctctttctctgttTAGCTTTCTTTGGAGTAGTCCCGGAAATGCTAGTATCAGAGATACCAACACTATAACCCGTTGAACTTTCCATCAAAAATTCTGACTGAGAAGATCCTCCAGGCCCCTGTATAGTTGGAGGTAAGGAAAGAATTTTCCCCGATTGCAGAGTTTTAGAGCCAGCCACTATGGCACTGGCCATTAGCTTCCCTTGTGCTGGATTTGGTGTTGCCTGCGCACTGAAGTCAAAGACAGTTCCTTTTCCTTTATCTAAGTTCGATGATAGCGTTGGGACCTGCTCCAACCTAAGATAAACTTTCTGACCAATAATATCATCATCAAGATCTTCCAGGGATTTTTTCACTCTTTCTTCTCTCGCCTGTTTCTCCTGACCATCTGCTGCTAAGAGGTATTGTCTCATTCCATCCAGAACCTCCTTCGCAATCTTCGGTCGACCAGAGACAGGATCCAAGCCCAGATGCTTGCTCTCAATAACTCCATGAAGAGGATCTGTCTCCTCCAAGGTCAGCAGAACTTCCGTATTCTTACTTTCTGCCGAAAAACAGGACCCCTTCGTTTGTACTTCCTTGTCTTTGCTAACCCATGGACACACAGATTGTTCGTGAGTTAACCTCTGGCAAGTGTAACATCTTTTTTGCAGCCTTTCATAGTCATACAGTATGTTTACTACCTCCCTGCCAGGAAGAGTAAGTCTCTTCGACCTTCTCAAAGGCTTCGAGACATCAAACTTCACAAACACTCTCACATAGTCTTTGATCTGGGCCTTTTCTGGATCATAGGGCACGTCAATAACTTGACCCGCAAATTCTCCCATCGCCATAATCGTTCCCGGCGTGTAGTGGTTCACCGGTATGTTTCTCATCTGTACCCAAACCCGTAGATACTGCAGATAGTCAGCCGGTGGTTTCTCAGTCCACCTCTCCAGGACAATCGACCAGTTGCTACTTGTATGGACCTTGCTTAGAACATCAAGAAGATCCTGCTCATACTTAAAGATAAACTGGAACCTTTCGTTAGACAGAGCAACTCCTCTCACCCTATTGTACAGCTTCCACTTGCGGGGCATGTCAAGGATTAGATCCGACATCCTTTGACACCTAGGGTTGAGGAGACGCCCTATTAAACTCAGCTCATTCCTCTCTGTCGCATAGAACTCCGGCCTATCTGGAAGAACAAAAGGttcgtcttcttcctcaatGGACAGATGCTTCAGTGCTTTATCCAGGTGAGTCGTCATACTCGAGATCGTAGCTTAGCGTGAGAGACCAGTCCCGCTTCTCTTCACCCAACTTTTGCAATCTTTTTCCTTCACACACTTGAGATTTCCAGAAACAGAGATGAATAGTGGATCTGAAAAAGCCCTCTTGTGAAgaataaaccctaaaatatctTGCAGATTTGATAAGTTATCGATAGTAGAGTCTGGAAAGTGGTTAGATTTCTGAGTGGAAAACGTGTTTGGAATGAAACTAGGCCCCACAAATCCAAGAGAAGATCTCAGAAGTTGGAGAAAAAAGCCCAAAAGAGGGAAACTGCTAACGTGCACCGAGAGAGAAACTGGACTAAATGATCAATTACCTTTTAGAGGATCTCCTCTATACTATAgtactactattttttattcataGTAGATTGTAGCATTCATTAAATGTGTCATTCAGTACTTTGGGCCATTGAAACCTGATTACAGCTCATGCATGATTCAGTGGGTGGAAGGCAacgaaaaaaaaagttgacgccgacaaataaaaaattaagaaaaaatcgGTGTGTATTGTGGACGACGATGACAAATTAGTATACAAGGGTCAATGGACAAAGACATAACTAATAAAGGCTAAttgagggaaaaaaaaagataagagtACTCTTATTGAGTTCATTCATGTTCTACACAGGAAAACAGTCAATTAAGGTTTAATAATAGAACATTCCTAGTCTAAAATCAAACATCAACCGTCATGACTCATGATAGTGATAATATCATAACATGAATAATTTAACTTTACAATGTTCAGTGAATGAGTGCACAATAAGTATTGAAAAAGTATATCTTTATAAGACCTAAGACGATTAAACTCGTTGATTAAATTGCAAAGACTATTTACCTTACTTTATAACTATTTGTTCAAAGCATTGGATCTTTTTAGAACAAATATTCCACTTGCTTATAACTTAGGGAAACCGGAAACCTCattcaaaagtatatttaacCGTGTTCATGTtgtctaaaatcaaaaacaaattgaagctcattgtttttttggtaacatGTTAATTGAGAGCTTATTGTTGTTATAATCAACATGCGTGTTGTcccaaaaaaaatcaacatgcGTCTGATTTTAACTACCAAACTATATGTGTACAAAAAGGAAACCTGAAGCCTAGGTTATGTTCTGGCAAAAACTTTTAAGACAGACAAACAAGGTTTGGCTGTAACTAGGTTCGCATTTCTACCAAACCAcgcaataatttaaaaaaaaaaaagaaaagcaagtGAAATCCTCATAAACGTTTAAACATTTATGAGTTAACAGCACTTCCAACGGGAGATTCTATCTATTGGTAGaatacatatatgtatgtttagGATCCTAATGGTAGAATTTTCTATTGGAGATGTTTTTAATATGTATGTTTAGGATCACAATAGATAGAATTTTCTATTGGAGGTGCTTTTACGAACTATCGcgcatatataaactaatttgtTCGAAATTGTTATGGATTTGTTAAGCAATAGTACCTACTCATGTAAATATAAGGCTATAGATGAACATTCGTGCAAATACAGCTAGATAAACGAAACTCATATCTTTTATCAGCAAtcgaagcaaaaaaaaaactatgaaagTCCGCGTTATCACTATTTGATTGTCGACGTTATTGAATCAATAGTATTGATGATGTAATAATGGactaactttttaaatatgaagGGTCTTTTAGAACCCCACCACAACACCAATGGAAATACAGAAAACGACAACTTCATAATATAATCTTTGAATAAATATGGAGCAATGATATTACATACATTGCATAATAACAATTCGCCAATTGGTGGTTTTAGATgatcataattaaaatatttaacattcgTCTCTAGACGACACACAGTATGTAATTAAGTGCTTCTTATCAGACCAAGATGTGATTCGCACTAATACGAATTATGCGTTCTCATGCTATAGTTCGATCACGTAGATTTGGTGGTAACGTTACAAACTTATAATGATGTTTTGATTCATCcattgttttagggttttgaacGGATTCAACGGCTCGAGAAGATGCGATTTAATGCATTGAAGTAGTACTTCTTAATTATAAGCTAGAAATTTATTACGTTCTAGCTTAGGGTTGCCGACTTAATTAACCAATTGATCTATGAATTAAAATACTTTTTGGAGCGGTGACATAAATGTTTAAAGCAAATTCTTTCTACTTATG
It encodes:
- the LOC108849635 gene encoding uncharacterized protein LOC108849635, coding for MTTHLDKALKHLSIEEEDEPFVLPDRPEFYATERNELSLIGRLLNPRCQRMSDLILDMPRKWKLYNRVRGVALSNERFQFIFKYEQDLLDVLSKVHTSSNWSIVLERWTEKPPADYLQYLRVWVQMRNIPVNHYTPGTIMAMGEFAGQVIDVPYDPEKAQIKDYVRVFVKFDVSKPLRRSKRLTLPGREVVNILYDYERLQKRCYTCQRLTHEQSVCPWVSKDKEVQTKGSCFSAESKNTEVLLTLEETDPLHGVIESKHLGLDPVSGRPKIAKEVLDGMRQYLLAADGQEKQAREERVKKSLEDLDDDIIGQKVYLRLEQVPTLSSNLDKGKGTVFDFSAQATPNPAQGKLMASAIVAGSKTLQSGKILSLPPTIQGPGGSSQSEFLMESSTGYSVGISDTSISGTTPKKAKQRKRPGTYTRKAAGKRVAKVPTDGEKMVGEGIISDGKRKAQEDVEPSQSSARFKKPLVVPNEGPSSI